From the genome of Carnobacterium viridans:
AATTGATTCGGGAGTGCCCGTTATAGCACTAGTGTTTAGTAGTTTTGAACACGATGAGGCAGCTTTCTGTGAAGAAGTTGCGAATAAAGGTGGAACCGCGATAATTGATATCAATCGTCCTTTGATTTTCTGTTAACAGAAAATCAAAGGACTTTTTTTGTTTTTAAGAACTGCAGCTTGAAAACAACAAATTATACTAAAAAAAGGAGAGAATATAAGATGAAAAATACAGTAGCAAAGGTAGTTTTAGGTTTAGGAATGGCAGGAGTATTAGTAGGATGTGGAGCGGAAGAAACAGCAAAAGATTCTTTTGATCAAATTAAAGAAAAAGGAACTTTAGTTGTAGGTCTGGATGACACCTTTGCTCCCATGGGTTTTCGTGACAGCGATGGAGAAATCGTAGGTTTTGATATTGATTTAGCAAAAGAAGTTGGTGAAAGATTAGATCTAGATGTTGAATTCCAGCCAATAGACTGGGCTTTAAAAGAAACAGAATTAACTAATGGAAATATTGATTTGATATGGAACGGCTATACAATTACGGATGAAAGAAAGAAACAAGTTGATTTTAGTTCACCTTATTTAGAAAACAGCCAAATTATTATTGTGTTGGAAGACAGTGAGATTCAAACAAAAGAAGATTTAAGCGGAAAAGTAATTGCTGCACAACAGTCTTCAAGCGCAGTGGATGCCATCAATGCTGATGAATCAACTATCATTGAAGAATTTGCGAATGAAGAAGTCGTTTTATATCCTTCTAACAATGACGTATTTAATGATTTAGCTTCAGAAAGAAGTGACGCTATTGTTGTGGATGAAACACTTGGTCGTTATTATATGAAGCAAAATGAAGACATTAGTTACCGTGTGTTAGAAGATAATTTTGGAGAAGAAGAATACGCTGTTGGTATGCGTAAAGAAGATGACAAGTTAACGGAAGCAATCAATCAAGCTCTAGAAGAAATGAAGACAGATGGAACCTATGATAAGATTTATGCTAAATGGTTCGCAGAGTAAAAAGATAGAGAGTATGTTTGTATAGTCTAGGGGGAAAGACATGAAGAGAATATGCATGGTGATGAGTTTATGGATTTTTTCACTGCTATTAGTGGCTTGTGGGAATACTGCTGATACAAAAACTGAAGAAGCTAAGGTGTTCTTAGGTGAACCTGGGGATACTTTGGTAGTCGGGTTGGATGATACATTCGTACCAATGGGTTTTCGCGATAGTGAAGGAAACCTAGTGGGACTAGACGTTGATTTAGCAACAGAAGTAGCTGAGCGGCTTGAGTTGAAGATTGAATTTCAGCCTATTGATTGGGCAATGAAAGAAACCGAATTAAACTCTGGCAATATTGATGTGATTTGGAATGGCTATTCTATTACAGAAGAACGTAAAGAAAAAGTTAATTTTAGTATTCCGTATATTGGTGGAGGACAAATATTTGTGGTTCTGGCAGACAGCCCAATAGAAACATGGGATGATCTGAAAGGGAAAACAGTAGCTGCACAACAATCTTCTAGTACAGTTGACTTATTAGCAAGTCATGAAAGTGGAATAATGGATACATTTGCAAATGGAGAAGTTATTCAGTATCCGTCTTATAATGATGTCTTTAATGATTTAGACAGTAAGAGAAGTGAAGCCATTGCAGTTAGCGAAATATACGCTCGGTATACAATGAAGCAAAAAGATCTTGGAAAATACCGTATTCTAGATAAAAGTTTTGCCGAGGAAGAAACTGCAGTAGGTGTTAGAAAGACAGACACTAACTTTTTAGAAAAGTTGAATACTACCTTAACTGACATGGAGAAAGATGGAACATTGGGTGAAATTAAGAATAAATGGATCACAGAATAAATTAAATAAGGAAAAGAGTGAATAAATAATGGATTTGATTGCTGAGATAACCCCTAATTTGTTAGATGGATTAAAAACGACCTTATTACTATTTTTAATTATCGTTATTGTAACCATTCCATTAGGATTTTTGATTGCTTGTATAAGAGTTTATGCTCCAAAATGGATGTCTTGGATGATACAAATTTATATTTATATTATGAGAGGAACCCCGTTGTTGCTACAATTAATGGTTGTGTTTTTCGGATTGCCTCTTGTGGGAATAACCTTTGACCGTTTTTCAGCAGCTGTGTTCACCTTCACGATTAACTATGCAGCATATTATGCAGAAATATTCCGTGGTGGTATCTTATCTATTCCAAAAGGACAATTTGAAGCAATCAGAGTATTGGGCATTGGGAAAATAAATGGATTTAGAAAAATTATTATTCCTCAAGTTATGCGTGTCGTATTGCCTTCAGTAGGAAATGAAGTGATTGCGTTAGTCAAAGATACCTCTCTTATCTACATTTTAGGAATCGGCGAATTATTACGAGCAGGGCAAATTGCAGCAAATACGTATGCTTCATTGATTCCTTACGCTGCAGTTGGAGCAATCTATTTAGTAGTAACAGGATTAGTCACCTTGTTACTAAATGCTATTGAGAAGAAGTCAAATTACTAAAGGAGATGGTTGGAAATGGGATTGAAAGCAACGAACTTAACAAAGCAGTTCAATGGAATAGATGTTTTAAGAAATTTTGATTTCACCATTGAAGCGGGAGAAATTGTGACGCTTGTTGGTAAATCAGGTACAGGGAAAACAACATTAATGAGAGTTCTTAATCAACTTGAAAAAGCTGACAATGGAACAGTAGCAATTGATGACCATTATTTATGTAATGAAACTCTGGAAGGTAAAGCAGAGTATGTTTCAAAAAAAGAACGAATGACTTACAACAACCAAATAGGTATGGTATTTCAAGATTATCAATTATTTCCGAACTTAACTGTTATGGAAAATTGTATTGAAGCACCGCTAGATCAAAAATTGATGACAAAAGAACAAGCAGTTGAAAAAGCCGTGCAACTCCTGACTCAAATGGGGATTTTAGATAAAAAGGATGTGTATCCAAGTACTTTATCAGGTGGACAACAACAACGGGCAGCCATTGCTCGGTCCATGATGCTCAATCCTAAAATCCTTTGTTTTGACGAGCCAACTTCTGCCCTAGACCGTGATTCTTCAAATGAAGTCGGCAAAATGATTCAAACAATAGCTTTATCCGGTACAGGAATCTTAATCGTCACTCATGATCTTGAGTTTGCTGAAACGTTTGGAACAAGAGTTGTGTCTTCGGATGAATTTTTAAGCTATAAAATTGAAAGTTAAAGCACGGTTGTTTTAATATTTTTTGTTTACACAAGTATTTATTGACGCAAGCAATACAATTTGGTATGATGTTAATGTTGTAAATGTGTAGCACCACAACTACAACCGCACTGGAATGAGTTTAAGTCCATAATGGCACTCATGATGGCGAGTCTAAGTCTAATAAGGAGGTGCGAAAGAATGTACGCAATTATCAAAACAGGTGGAAAACAAATTAAAGTTGAGGTTGGCCAAGAAATCTACATTGAAAAATTGAATGTTGAAGCTGGTGAAACTGTAGTCTTTGAAGAAGTTGTCTTAATTGGTGGAGAAGAAACAAAAGTTGGAGCTCCAACTATTGTAGGAGCTACTGTTGAAGGTACTGTTGAAAAACATGGTCTTCAAAAGAAAGTTACGACTTTTATCTACAAACCTAAAAAACATAGTCACCGTAAACAAGGTCATCGTCAACCATATACAAAAGTTATTATCAACGCAATCAACGCATAAGAAAGTGGTGTTCCAATATGATTCAAGCATTCTTTAAACGTAATAACAAAGAAGACATCGTTTCCTTTGAAGTTACAGGACATGCAGAGTCTGGACCCTACGGCAGCGATATTGTGTGTGCAGCTGTTTCAGCACTAGTTTTAGGAACAACGAATAGCATTTCTGCTTTATCAGGCGTTTCTCCATTAGTAGAAACAAATGAAAAAGTTGAAGGCGGCTATTTATACGTTGAACTTCTAAGCGAATTAACTGAAGAACAGTCTAAAATTTCACAAATTCTTCTCGAGAGTCTACTTCTTTCCTTAACAGGAATTGTTGAAGAGTATCCAGAATATGTCAAACTTGCACAGTAAAAAAATTATAATAGGAGGTGCAACTCATATGTTGAAAATGAATTTACAATTCTTCGCCCATAAAAAAGGTGGCGGTTCTACAACTAACGGACGCGACTCAAACTCAAAACGTTTAGGCGCTAAACGTGCAGATGGACAAACTGTTTCAGGTGGTTCAATTTTATTCCGTCAACGCGGAACTAAAATTTATCCAGGTGTTAACGTTGGAATCGGTGGAGACGATACTTTGTTTGCTAAATGTGACGGAGTTGTTCGTTTCGAACGCAAAGGCCGCGACAAAAAACAAGTTTCTGTTTATCCAGCAGCACAATAATTTAAAATAAAAAAAGCTCTTCTACTCTTAGAAGAGCTTTTTTTACTGCCATGGTAACGTATGTTTTCTTAATTTAACTTAGGTTAAGCAAAGATAATTTACTTTTGAAAATAAGTTAAGCTCATACTTGAAACCTTACAATATATTCGTTAAAATGGAAGAGTAGTGCTTTTTTATAGATGACTCATTTCATTTCTTACATGGCTGGTGCAAAGGTACTGTAAGAAAAATAGAAAGAGGTTGAAATTATTGTCTCAAAAAGAAATCGAACAGTTATTTAATAAATTGGATAGTTCTGTCCAACTCTTGCAAAAGGAATTAGATAGTTCTTATTTAGAGGCTCTTTCAGAAACGGGAGAGAATATTTTAGCCAATAGAATTCCTCATCAAGTTGATGGTCTTCCTTCAGATGAAACGGTTGGAAAATTGACGAAACTTTACAAAGAGGTTTCAATAGACAGTATGGAACCAGAAGATATTCGAAAAGCTGTTCAATTAGCTTTTTTGAAAGCTTCGAAAACGGATGCGTTGCAACCAAATCATCGAATGACACCAGATGCTATCGGCTTTATCTTAAACTATTTAATTGAAAAATTAATTAGTGGAAAAGAGCAGGCTATACGTTTGCTTGATCCTGCTGTAGGAATGGGAAATCTATTATCAACTGTTTATAATGGATTAGTTTCAAAGAATATTTTGGTTGAGGCAGAAGGAATCGATAATGATGATTTGCTTTTAACTCTTGCGTCAGTCAATACAACCTTGCAAAGGCAAAACGTCACCTTGACACATCAAGATGCGCTACAAGATCTTTTAATGGATCCTGTGGACGTTGTAGTAAGCGACTTACCTGTTGGCTACTACCCTTTGGATGAAAAAGCCAGTAAATACAAAACGGCTGCAAAACAAGGTCACTCTTATGCACATCATCTATTTATTGAACAAAGCTTGCATTACCTAAAAGATGGTGGATTTGGACTATTTTTAGTTCCAGCTCAATTATTTGAAACGGATGAGGCCCCAGGATTACTGAAAATGATTCAAGAAGAAGCGTTCTTACAAGGAATGTTAAATCTGCCGAATGAGTTATTTAAAACCAAAAACTCACGGAAATCAATTCTTTTGATTCAAAAGAAGGGGAGCAATGCCAAACAAGCTAAACAAGTTTTGTTAGCACAGATTCCAGATTTTAAAAATCAAAAAGCCATGCTTCAATTTATGCAAGAAGTGGATAGCTGGAAAAAAGAAACTATTTAAAAAATTTGAATTAGGAGATGGAAAAAATATGACAAAAACAATTGCAATTAACGCAGGTAGTTCAAGTTTAAAATTTACCTTGTATGAAATGCCAGCTGAGACAGAAATCGCTTCAGGAATTATCGAAAGAATCGGCTTGAATAATTCAATTTTCACTACAAAATATGCTGGTGAAAAATATAAAGTGGTTGAAGATATTAATAACCATGAAATTGCTATTCAAATGGTATTAGATAAATTAATTGAACTAAAAGTAATTGCAAACTACGAAGAAATTACTGGTGTAGGACACCGTGTGGTAGCTGGTGGAGAAATATTTAAAGATTCAGCACTAATTACTGATGAGGTATTAGCACAAATTGAAAGCTTGGCTGAATTTGCTCCTTTGCACAACCCGGCAAATGCTACAGGAATCAAAGCATTCAAAAAATTATTACCAGAAATTACTAGTGTAGCTGTATTTGACACATCTTTCCATACTACTATGCCTAAAGAAAACTATTTATACAGTCTTCCAATGGAATATTATACAGACTTTGCAGCGCGTAAATATGGTGCTCATGGTACTTCACATAAATATGTTTCTGAACGTGCAGCTGAAATGTTAGGCAAACCTCTTGAAGAAACAAAAATTATTACATGTCATTTAGGTAACGGTGGATCTATCACAGCTGTTAAAGGCGGAAAATCAATTGATACTTCAATGGGATTCACTCCTTTAGCTGGTATTACGATGGGTACTCGTACTGGTGATATCGATGCATCTTTATTACCATTCCTAATGGATAAATTAAATATTACAGATATCAATGATATGGTTTATATTTTAAATAATAAATCTGGTTTACTTGGCCTTTCTCATGTTTCAAGCGATATGCGTGATGTTGAAGAAGCTGCAGAAAAAGGAAATGAAGATGCTCAAACAGCGTTAGATATTTTCTATAACCGTGTTCAAAAATACATTGGCCAATATTTTGCAATTTTAAATGGTGCGGATGCAATTGTCTTCACTGCTGGAATTGGTGAAAATTCTCCTGAAACACGTCAAATTATTATAGATGGTATGAACTGGTTTGGCGCTGAAATTGATGCTGAAGCAAACAATGTCCGTGGAAAAGAACGCATCATCTCTACTCCAGAATCAAAAGTAAAAGTATTATTGATTCCTACTGATGAAGAAATCATGATTGCTCGTGATGTTGAAAGATTACGTGCATAAAAAAACAAACAAAAAAAACAACCAAATTTGGTTGTTTTTTTTGTTTGGTTTTCAATTAATCTCTTTTATTTTCTAAATCGGTACGAACAATCAGCACGTCACAATTCGCATGTCGAATAACATATTCTGAAACGGAACCTATAAAGATACGCTCTACAGCGTTTAATCCAGTTGCGCCTAATAGAATAAGGTCAATTTTCTGATCTTCAGGAATTTGTTTTGCAATCAAAACTTTTGGAGAGCCGTATTCAATAGAATAAGTGATGTCTTGGACACGGTGATTTTTGGCATAACGTACATATTCTTCTAAGGTATTTTTAGCTTGCTCACTTGCTTTATCAGCCATAGCGCCATCAAAAGTAGAAATACTTTGAAATGCTCGGGTATCAATAACATGTGCAAGAACTAACGTAGCAGAATTTCGTACAGCAACTTGTACAGCTTTTTTAAAAGCAATTTCAGCTTCTGCTGAGCCGTCCACAGCCACTAAGATTCGATTATATTGTTGTAACATACACATTCACTCCATTTCTTATGATAAACGATAGGAACTATTCCTTCTTAGGCAT
Proteins encoded in this window:
- a CDS encoding amino acid ABC transporter substrate-binding protein — encoded protein: MKNTVAKVVLGLGMAGVLVGCGAEETAKDSFDQIKEKGTLVVGLDDTFAPMGFRDSDGEIVGFDIDLAKEVGERLDLDVEFQPIDWALKETELTNGNIDLIWNGYTITDERKKQVDFSSPYLENSQIIIVLEDSEIQTKEDLSGKVIAAQQSSSAVDAINADESTIIEEFANEEVVLYPSNNDVFNDLASERSDAIVVDETLGRYYMKQNEDISYRVLEDNFGEEEYAVGMRKEDDKLTEAINQALEEMKTDGTYDKIYAKWFAE
- a CDS encoding amino acid ABC transporter substrate-binding protein — encoded protein: MKRICMVMSLWIFSLLLVACGNTADTKTEEAKVFLGEPGDTLVVGLDDTFVPMGFRDSEGNLVGLDVDLATEVAERLELKIEFQPIDWAMKETELNSGNIDVIWNGYSITEERKEKVNFSIPYIGGGQIFVVLADSPIETWDDLKGKTVAAQQSSSTVDLLASHESGIMDTFANGEVIQYPSYNDVFNDLDSKRSEAIAVSEIYARYTMKQKDLGKYRILDKSFAEEETAVGVRKTDTNFLEKLNTTLTDMEKDGTLGEIKNKWITE
- a CDS encoding amino acid ABC transporter permease is translated as MDLIAEITPNLLDGLKTTLLLFLIIVIVTIPLGFLIACIRVYAPKWMSWMIQIYIYIMRGTPLLLQLMVVFFGLPLVGITFDRFSAAVFTFTINYAAYYAEIFRGGILSIPKGQFEAIRVLGIGKINGFRKIIIPQVMRVVLPSVGNEVIALVKDTSLIYILGIGELLRAGQIAANTYASLIPYAAVGAIYLVVTGLVTLLLNAIEKKSNY
- a CDS encoding amino acid ABC transporter ATP-binding protein; amino-acid sequence: MGLKATNLTKQFNGIDVLRNFDFTIEAGEIVTLVGKSGTGKTTLMRVLNQLEKADNGTVAIDDHYLCNETLEGKAEYVSKKERMTYNNQIGMVFQDYQLFPNLTVMENCIEAPLDQKLMTKEQAVEKAVQLLTQMGILDKKDVYPSTLSGGQQQRAAIARSMMLNPKILCFDEPTSALDRDSSNEVGKMIQTIALSGTGILIVTHDLEFAETFGTRVVSSDEFLSYKIES
- the rplU gene encoding 50S ribosomal protein L21 translates to MYAIIKTGGKQIKVEVGQEIYIEKLNVEAGETVVFEEVVLIGGEETKVGAPTIVGATVEGTVEKHGLQKKVTTFIYKPKKHSHRKQGHRQPYTKVIINAINA
- a CDS encoding ribosomal-processing cysteine protease Prp encodes the protein MIQAFFKRNNKEDIVSFEVTGHAESGPYGSDIVCAAVSALVLGTTNSISALSGVSPLVETNEKVEGGYLYVELLSELTEEQSKISQILLESLLLSLTGIVEEYPEYVKLAQ
- the rpmA gene encoding 50S ribosomal protein L27, with protein sequence MLKMNLQFFAHKKGGGSTTNGRDSNSKRLGAKRADGQTVSGGSILFRQRGTKIYPGVNVGIGGDDTLFAKCDGVVRFERKGRDKKQVSVYPAAQ
- a CDS encoding class I SAM-dependent methyltransferase, whose protein sequence is MSQKEIEQLFNKLDSSVQLLQKELDSSYLEALSETGENILANRIPHQVDGLPSDETVGKLTKLYKEVSIDSMEPEDIRKAVQLAFLKASKTDALQPNHRMTPDAIGFILNYLIEKLISGKEQAIRLLDPAVGMGNLLSTVYNGLVSKNILVEAEGIDNDDLLLTLASVNTTLQRQNVTLTHQDALQDLLMDPVDVVVSDLPVGYYPLDEKASKYKTAAKQGHSYAHHLFIEQSLHYLKDGGFGLFLVPAQLFETDEAPGLLKMIQEEAFLQGMLNLPNELFKTKNSRKSILLIQKKGSNAKQAKQVLLAQIPDFKNQKAMLQFMQEVDSWKKETI
- a CDS encoding acetate/propionate family kinase, whose product is MTKTIAINAGSSSLKFTLYEMPAETEIASGIIERIGLNNSIFTTKYAGEKYKVVEDINNHEIAIQMVLDKLIELKVIANYEEITGVGHRVVAGGEIFKDSALITDEVLAQIESLAEFAPLHNPANATGIKAFKKLLPEITSVAVFDTSFHTTMPKENYLYSLPMEYYTDFAARKYGAHGTSHKYVSERAAEMLGKPLEETKIITCHLGNGGSITAVKGGKSIDTSMGFTPLAGITMGTRTGDIDASLLPFLMDKLNITDINDMVYILNNKSGLLGLSHVSSDMRDVEEAAEKGNEDAQTALDIFYNRVQKYIGQYFAILNGADAIVFTAGIGENSPETRQIIIDGMNWFGAEIDAEANNVRGKERIISTPESKVKVLLIPTDEEIMIARDVERLRA
- a CDS encoding universal stress protein, giving the protein MLQQYNRILVAVDGSAEAEIAFKKAVQVAVRNSATLVLAHVIDTRAFQSISTFDGAMADKASEQAKNTLEEYVRYAKNHRVQDITYSIEYGSPKVLIAKQIPEDQKIDLILLGATGLNAVERIFIGSVSEYVIRHANCDVLIVRTDLENKRD